Proteins from a genomic interval of Amycolatopsis sp. cg13:
- a CDS encoding FAD-dependent oxidoreductase, whose translation MARVLIAGGGIAGAITAIALHEVGHEPVLYEAYDRSSEGVGAFLTLAVNGLDALAPLGLKPLVQDLGFDTPRMTLGLGNGRKLSEFPLGGPLPDGTVSQTVLRSDLYVALRDEAARRGVRTEFGKRLTDAKQTADDVTATFADGTKAQGDLLIGADGLRSTVRGILDPSAPSPRYVPLLNTGGFARGLDLDDEPGIMHMVFGRKAFFAHVLAPDGAVWWFANVPHAAEPTESDLAAMRGPGWRKRLLDLVRPDRTPATAIIEASENIYEPWATYDFPTVPVWHRGRIGLIGDAAHATSPAAGQGAAMAIEDAVTLAMCLRDVSDPAAALTTFEALRRERVEAVVAQGKRNGDAKAPGPIGRVLRDFFIARAVRKPAADDPNRFMWDHRIDWAAPVKAA comes from the coding sequence ATGGCACGAGTTTTGATCGCGGGCGGGGGCATCGCGGGGGCGATCACCGCGATCGCGCTGCACGAGGTGGGCCACGAACCGGTGCTGTACGAGGCGTACGACCGCAGCTCGGAAGGGGTCGGCGCGTTCCTGACGCTCGCGGTGAACGGCCTCGACGCATTGGCGCCGCTAGGCCTGAAACCGCTGGTCCAAGACCTGGGCTTCGACACGCCGCGGATGACGCTCGGGCTCGGCAACGGTCGCAAGCTCAGCGAGTTCCCGCTCGGCGGACCGCTGCCGGACGGCACGGTGAGCCAGACCGTTTTGCGCTCCGACCTCTACGTGGCGCTGCGCGACGAGGCGGCCAGACGCGGCGTGCGCACGGAGTTCGGCAAGCGGCTGACCGACGCCAAACAAACGGCGGACGATGTCACCGCCACCTTCGCCGACGGCACGAAAGCCCAAGGTGACCTGCTGATCGGCGCTGACGGCCTACGGTCGACAGTCCGCGGAATCCTTGATCCGTCCGCGCCGTCGCCGCGATACGTGCCGCTGCTCAACACCGGCGGCTTCGCGCGCGGCCTCGATCTCGACGACGAGCCAGGCATCATGCACATGGTGTTCGGCCGCAAGGCGTTCTTCGCGCACGTGCTCGCTCCAGACGGCGCGGTCTGGTGGTTCGCGAACGTGCCGCACGCTGCCGAGCCGACGGAATCCGACCTCGCCGCGATGCGCGGGCCCGGCTGGCGGAAGCGGCTGCTCGACCTGGTGCGCCCGGACCGCACTCCGGCCACCGCGATCATCGAGGCCAGCGAAAACATCTACGAACCGTGGGCGACGTACGACTTCCCGACGGTCCCGGTGTGGCACCGCGGCCGGATCGGCCTCATCGGCGACGCCGCACACGCGACGTCACCGGCAGCGGGTCAGGGTGCGGCGATGGCGATCGAGGACGCGGTGACGCTCGCGATGTGCCTGCGCGACGTGTCCGACCCGGCGGCCGCGTTGACCACCTTCGAGGCCTTGCGCCGCGAGCGAGTGGAAGCCGTTGTGGCCCAAGGAAAACGCAACGGCGACGCCAAAGCCCCTGGCCCGATCGGCCGCGTGCTCCGCGACTTCTTCATCGCGCGCGCCGTGCGCAAACCGGCCGCCGACGACCCGAACCGGTTCATGTGGGACCACCGGATCGACTGGGCGGCCCCGGTGAAGGCGGCTTAG